In Micromonospora sp. LH3U1, one genomic interval encodes:
- a CDS encoding isochorismatase family protein codes for MSPLPDSSDDGFGGALLPGARPAVLVIDMMRAYFDPASPLCLPSADCLRSAGRVIAAARDHRLPVLHTRVAYGPGGVDGGLFVRKVTALRQLFSGGGAMGELMPQVSPAEDELVLVKQYASAFFGTSLASTLRAERIDTVVLVGVSTSGCVRATAVDAIQHGLVPLVVSEAVADRATGPHEASLYDLQAKYAEVISEARAVAYLSEER; via the coding sequence ATGAGCCCTCTGCCCGACAGCAGCGACGACGGATTCGGGGGCGCACTCCTGCCCGGCGCCCGTCCCGCGGTGCTCGTCATCGATATGATGCGGGCCTACTTCGACCCGGCCAGCCCACTGTGCCTGCCGTCCGCGGACTGCCTGCGGTCGGCTGGCCGGGTCATCGCCGCAGCCCGCGACCACCGGCTTCCCGTGCTGCACACCCGCGTCGCGTACGGGCCCGGCGGTGTCGACGGAGGCCTGTTCGTCCGGAAGGTCACCGCCCTTCGGCAGCTCTTCTCCGGCGGTGGCGCGATGGGTGAGCTGATGCCGCAGGTCTCCCCCGCCGAGGATGAACTGGTGCTGGTCAAGCAGTACGCCAGCGCCTTCTTCGGCACGTCGCTGGCCTCAACCCTGCGGGCGGAGCGCATCGACACCGTCGTGCTGGTCGGCGTGAGCACGAGCGGTTGTGTCCGTGCCACGGCGGTGGACGCGATCCAGCACGGTCTCGTCCCGCTGGTGGTTTCCGAAGCGGTGGCGGACCGCGCCACCGGCCCGCACGAGGCGAGCCTGTATGACTTGCAAGCCAAGTACGCCGAGGTGATCAGCGAGGCCAGGGCCGTCGCGTACCTGTCGGAGGAGCGATGA
- a CDS encoding hydroxymethylglutaryl-CoA lyase, with protein sequence MTVMVDIVEVSPRDGLQNEATLLTTADKVELVERAVRAGARRVEVTSFVNPARVPQMADADELMAALPRHDGVRYAGLVMNRRGVDRALAAGVDEINVVVVATDTFCGRNQGMTTAQACDAAAVLVQAAREAGVFTTVTVGASFGCPFEGEVPPNRLREVLTRVRDAGPDELALADTIGVAVPSDVTERLTLAREITQSRTPLRLHLHDTRHTGVANAVAAVQAGVTTLDASIGGTGGCPFAPAATGNVATEDLVYLFDRLGRPTGLNLEELTSAVSWLERRLGKQLPGALLRAGGFPA encoded by the coding sequence ATGACAGTCATGGTCGACATCGTCGAGGTCTCGCCCCGCGACGGCCTGCAGAACGAGGCGACGCTACTCACCACCGCCGACAAGGTAGAGCTCGTCGAGCGGGCGGTACGCGCGGGAGCCCGGCGAGTGGAGGTGACCAGCTTCGTCAACCCCGCCCGTGTTCCGCAGATGGCGGACGCGGACGAGCTGATGGCCGCGCTCCCCCGCCACGACGGCGTCCGATACGCGGGCCTGGTGATGAACCGCCGCGGCGTGGATCGAGCTCTGGCCGCGGGCGTCGACGAGATCAACGTCGTCGTCGTGGCCACGGACACCTTCTGCGGCCGCAACCAGGGCATGACCACCGCCCAAGCCTGTGACGCGGCCGCAGTACTGGTGCAGGCGGCTCGCGAGGCAGGGGTGTTCACGACGGTGACGGTGGGTGCCTCGTTCGGATGCCCGTTCGAAGGCGAGGTCCCGCCGAACCGGCTGCGGGAGGTACTCACCCGGGTGCGGGATGCAGGTCCGGACGAACTGGCCCTCGCCGACACCATCGGAGTGGCCGTACCCTCCGACGTCACCGAACGGCTGACGCTCGCCCGGGAGATCACGCAATCCCGGACACCGCTACGGCTGCACCTGCACGACACCCGACACACCGGCGTGGCCAACGCGGTCGCGGCAGTCCAAGCGGGTGTCACCACCCTCGACGCCAGCATCGGCGGAACAGGCGGTTGCCCGTTCGCACCGGCGGCGACCGGAAACGTCGCCACCGAGGATCTCGTCTACCTCTTCGACCGCTTGGGGCGGCCCACCGGCCTGAATTTGGAGGAACTCACCTCGGCCGTCTCCTGGCTGGAACGGAGACTCGGCAAGCAACTCCCCGGCGCTCTGCTCCGGGCCGGCGGTTTTCCCGCCTGA
- a CDS encoding nuclear transport factor 2 family protein, producing the protein MTPRAIFDSMRAQWLANQPTYEADLLADDVVIETPFAAPDRPTRIEGKQRVLEYTQGSRAVFPVRFDDCRNVVVHETTDPEVMVVEYELVGTHTATGATASAPFIGVLRTRDGKLAHWREYQHTLAIAQAVGQA; encoded by the coding sequence GTGACACCAAGAGCGATCTTCGACAGCATGCGGGCCCAGTGGCTCGCGAACCAGCCCACCTACGAGGCCGATCTGCTCGCCGACGACGTGGTGATCGAGACACCGTTCGCCGCGCCCGACCGCCCTACGCGTATCGAGGGGAAGCAGCGGGTGCTCGAGTACACGCAGGGGAGTCGGGCGGTGTTCCCGGTCCGATTCGACGACTGCCGCAACGTGGTCGTACACGAGACCACTGACCCCGAGGTAATGGTGGTCGAGTACGAACTCGTCGGCACTCACACAGCGACCGGGGCAACCGCCTCGGCGCCGTTCATCGGGGTGCTGCGGACCCGGGACGGCAAACTGGCCCACTGGCGCGAGTACCAGCACACCCTCGCCATCGCTCAGGCCGTCGGTCAGGCATAG
- a CDS encoding TetR/AcrR family transcriptional regulator, whose translation MVEGPPLRADAQRNRARILDAAEAVFAEFGPRASTEEVARRAGVAIGTVFRHFPTKDDLLAAIMKRLLTQLVEEAGQRDLFAFFTHMVAQAAAKKTVADLLAGSGVNIRLPDAVGHLEEAVGRLLDQARAAGAVAAPVRLAEVMALLASVCQGALHGGWDEQLQARTLAVIFAGLKRN comes from the coding sequence TTGGTAGAGGGCCCGCCGCTGCGCGCCGACGCGCAGCGCAACCGAGCACGCATCCTGGACGCTGCCGAGGCCGTCTTCGCCGAGTTCGGCCCCCGAGCCTCCACCGAGGAGGTGGCCCGGCGGGCCGGCGTCGCCATCGGCACGGTCTTCCGCCACTTCCCCACCAAGGACGACTTGCTCGCCGCGATCATGAAGCGACTGCTGACACAGCTCGTCGAGGAGGCCGGACAGCGAGACCTGTTCGCCTTCTTCACCCACATGGTGGCGCAGGCCGCGGCGAAGAAGACCGTCGCCGACCTGCTTGCCGGGTCCGGGGTGAACATCAGGCTGCCCGACGCGGTCGGCCACCTGGAGGAGGCGGTGGGTCGGCTGCTGGATCAGGCCCGAGCCGCCGGAGCCGTCGCGGCCCCGGTACGGCTAGCCGAAGTGATGGCGCTCCTTGCCAGCGTTTGCCAAGGGGCCTTGCACGGTGGATGGGACGAGCAACTGCAGGCCCGTACGCTCGCGGTCATCTTCGCTGGCCTGAAACGCAACTGA
- a CDS encoding glycoside hydrolase domain-containing protein: MTPLATGPQPGTFTGRGFDTCAAPSQTTMNAWRASSPYGAVGIYISGASRSCSQPNLTASWVANQTSNGWRLLPIELGYQAPCGTRTPKMSADPTTARSQGVSAANSAANAAQALGIGTTSTIYNDIEQYPSNASCRAAVLSFLSAWTEQLHVRGYLAGMYSSGSSGIKDACEAYDNPSYTRLDQIWIAWWNGVADTDAGSYCADAYYANQQRVHQYAGEVTETWGGVTMKIDRNYLDVRVTQTPPQQWTTTIDNSASGGFTASTAWGTSAYSGQRFGTDYRFTSPVSSSDVAWFRSTIPATGSYEISVWYPADAGYNNQTPYLVETTTGSRSVSVNQRVNGGRWVSIGVFTLAAGTGNKVGVSRWTSGTGLVVADAVRITRV; the protein is encoded by the coding sequence GTGACGCCGCTGGCCACCGGCCCGCAACCCGGCACCTTCACCGGCCGGGGATTCGACACCTGCGCCGCTCCGTCACAGACCACGATGAACGCGTGGCGGGCCAGTTCGCCCTACGGCGCGGTCGGCATCTACATCAGCGGGGCGAGCCGCTCCTGTTCCCAGCCCAACCTCACCGCAAGCTGGGTGGCCAACCAGACCAGCAACGGATGGCGGCTGCTCCCCATCGAACTGGGTTACCAGGCACCGTGCGGCACCCGCACGCCGAAGATGTCCGCCGATCCCACCACCGCCCGGTCGCAAGGCGTCTCCGCGGCCAACAGCGCCGCGAATGCCGCCCAGGCACTGGGCATCGGCACTACGAGCACCATCTACAACGACATCGAGCAGTACCCGTCGAACGCGTCGTGCCGGGCCGCCGTGCTGTCGTTCCTGTCCGCTTGGACCGAGCAGTTGCACGTACGGGGCTACCTCGCCGGCATGTACTCCAGCGGTTCGTCCGGCATCAAGGACGCCTGCGAGGCATACGACAACCCGAGCTACACGCGACTCGACCAGATCTGGATCGCCTGGTGGAACGGGGTGGCTGACACGGACGCCGGAAGTTACTGCGCCGATGCCTACTACGCGAACCAGCAGCGCGTGCACCAGTACGCCGGGGAGGTCACCGAGACGTGGGGTGGCGTCACGATGAAGATCGACCGCAACTACCTCGACGTGAGGGTTACGCAGACCCCGCCGCAGCAGTGGACCACGACCATCGACAACAGCGCCTCGGGCGGGTTCACCGCGAGCACTGCATGGGGCACGTCGGCCTACTCCGGCCAACGGTTCGGCACCGACTACCGGTTTACCAGTCCGGTGTCGTCCAGCGACGTCGCCTGGTTCCGGTCGACCATCCCGGCGACCGGAAGCTATGAGATCTCAGTTTGGTACCCGGCCGACGCGGGCTACAACAACCAGACGCCATACCTTGTGGAGACCACCACAGGCAGCAGGTCCGTCTCCGTCAATCAGCGGGTCAACGGCGGTAGGTGGGTCTCGATCGGCGTGTTCACCCTGGCTGCGGGCACGGGCAACAAGGTCGGCGTGAGTCGCTGGACCAGCGGCACCGGACTCGTGGTCGCCGACGCGGTGCGGATCACCCGGGTCTGA
- a CDS encoding LysR family transcriptional regulator has translation MIDVRRMQVLRAVVTSGSVTAAAAHLGYTPSAVSQQVAVLEKEAGIALLERVGRGVQPTAAGRLLSRHAAIISQHVAEAETALADLRAGRTGRLTIHYFASVGPTLLAPALARVRREHPGVTIDAKVTDPDDLLRNVEQGSADLAIVVRRPSDESHQGIQVVHLLDDAYQAVLPTGHPLAAQRVIDLADLASEPWVGSEPPGPCLEPIIDACAAAGFSPDIVAKSEDYATAQGFVAAGLGVSLIPRLGLGTRHPGVTIRRVRRPEPIRTICAAVREISPSQPALGALIDALMDATKE, from the coding sequence ATGATTGATGTGAGGCGTATGCAGGTGCTGCGGGCGGTGGTCACCAGCGGGTCGGTGACCGCGGCGGCGGCGCACCTCGGCTACACCCCCTCCGCCGTCAGCCAGCAGGTGGCAGTGCTGGAAAAGGAGGCCGGGATCGCGCTGCTCGAAAGGGTCGGCCGAGGTGTCCAGCCCACGGCGGCGGGCCGACTGCTCAGCAGGCACGCGGCGATCATCAGTCAGCATGTCGCCGAGGCCGAGACCGCGTTGGCCGACCTGCGCGCGGGGCGTACGGGCCGGCTGACGATCCACTACTTCGCCTCGGTCGGCCCAACCCTGCTGGCACCCGCCCTCGCCCGAGTCCGGCGCGAGCACCCCGGCGTGACGATCGATGCCAAGGTGACCGATCCTGATGATCTGCTGCGAAACGTGGAGCAGGGCAGCGCCGACCTGGCCATTGTCGTCCGCCGGCCAAGCGACGAAAGCCACCAGGGCATCCAGGTGGTGCACCTGCTCGACGACGCGTACCAGGCCGTGCTGCCCACCGGACACCCGCTCGCCGCGCAACGGGTGATCGACCTGGCCGACCTCGCCAGCGAACCCTGGGTCGGTAGTGAACCCCCCGGCCCCTGCCTGGAGCCCATCATCGACGCCTGCGCCGCAGCGGGCTTCAGCCCGGACATCGTGGCGAAGTCGGAGGACTACGCCACGGCTCAGGGATTCGTCGCGGCTGGCCTCGGCGTCAGCCTCATCCCTCGACTGGGACTGGGTACCCGCCATCCTGGCGTTACCATCCGCCGGGTCCGTCGCCCGGAGCCGATCAGGACGATCTGCGCTGCGGTCCGGGAGATCTCGCCGTCGCAGCCCGCACTGGGCGCGCTGATCGACGCCCTCATGGACGCCACGAAGGAGTGA
- a CDS encoding DMT family transporter produces MSGAVGRTRAWMRVGVLALLWGSTFLWIELALDALTPVQVTLSRCVLGSAALLVACLGSGGRLPRGGVVWGHIVVAAFFCNALPFAMFSIGQQTIDSGVAGALNATTPLWSLLIGIVIGSERGLRPARLGGLLLGFAGVVLIFAPWQATGPVGWGALAILVAAASYAVGFAYMGRKLVGNGVPTISLSAAQLIAATGLTALTLPAGGLTTIEIGPKTLIAVVILGVVATGITFHLTYRIIAAEGATNAATVGYLLPVVSVALGAIVLDEGLSLRITTGMVVVLVGVGLTRSRKPRPSTLAPEATPAALTAPRT; encoded by the coding sequence GTGAGCGGTGCTGTGGGCAGGACAAGGGCGTGGATGCGGGTGGGTGTGCTCGCACTGCTGTGGGGATCGACCTTCCTCTGGATCGAGCTGGCCCTGGACGCCCTGACTCCGGTCCAGGTCACCCTGAGCCGGTGCGTACTCGGATCGGCCGCTCTGCTGGTCGCGTGCCTCGGCTCAGGTGGACGGCTGCCTCGGGGTGGGGTGGTCTGGGGTCACATCGTCGTGGCGGCCTTCTTCTGCAACGCCCTGCCGTTCGCCATGTTCAGCATCGGCCAGCAGACCATCGACTCCGGGGTGGCCGGTGCGCTGAACGCGACGACCCCGCTGTGGTCCCTGCTGATCGGCATTGTGATCGGCTCGGAGCGCGGGCTCCGGCCGGCCCGGCTGGGCGGACTCCTGCTCGGGTTCGCCGGAGTTGTGCTCATCTTCGCGCCGTGGCAGGCGACCGGGCCGGTCGGTTGGGGCGCTCTTGCCATCCTCGTCGCGGCGGCGAGCTATGCCGTCGGCTTCGCGTACATGGGCCGCAAGCTGGTCGGCAACGGCGTCCCCACCATCTCACTCTCCGCGGCGCAGCTCATCGCGGCGACCGGCCTGACCGCGTTGACTCTGCCAGCCGGCGGCCTGACCACGATCGAGATCGGTCCGAAGACCCTGATCGCGGTCGTGATCCTGGGCGTCGTCGCCACCGGGATCACCTTCCACCTGACTTACCGGATCATCGCCGCCGAGGGCGCCACCAACGCCGCGACGGTCGGCTATCTGCTGCCGGTGGTCTCGGTGGCGCTCGGGGCCATCGTGCTCGACGAGGGTCTCAGCCTCCGAATCACCACCGGCATGGTGGTCGTGCTCGTCGGGGTCGGCCTGACCCGGAGCAGAAAGCCGAGGCCGTCGACGCTGGCTCCAGAAGCGACCCCGGCGGCGCTGACCGCGCCACGAACCTGA
- a CDS encoding acyl-CoA dehydrogenase family protein, producing MDFTLTEEQQDFRALLRTFVDREIIPVAREWEQTGRYPTEIVRGMAEMGLFGITVPEQYGGLDLDPVSFALVFEELARGWMGIAGILGSHSLACRMIAIHGTEEQKQAYLPDFATGARRTGIGLTEPDAGTDLQGIRTTARLDGDHYVVNGTKMWITNARYADPLPVLVKTDPHATPAHTGMSVLLVDATLDGFQVLRDIPKLGYKGTESCEILLDNVRVPKDRLLGGVEGVGLKQALSALEWGRVNIAARSVGIAQRAHDEALAYAQQRKAFGKHIAEFQAIQLKLATIAIQLQAARLMAYWAADAVRRGRADGQTGMAKVFCSEVALEAAIDAMKVHGGYGYSTEFEVERLYRDSILMSIGEGTNDILRTVVAKALVRGDVTV from the coding sequence ATGGACTTCACGCTCACCGAGGAGCAGCAGGACTTCCGCGCCCTGCTCCGCACGTTCGTCGACCGGGAGATCATCCCGGTCGCGCGGGAGTGGGAGCAAACCGGGCGGTACCCGACGGAGATCGTGCGGGGGATGGCCGAGATGGGGCTGTTCGGCATCACCGTGCCGGAACAGTACGGCGGCCTCGACCTCGACCCGGTCTCGTTCGCGCTGGTGTTCGAGGAACTCGCCCGCGGCTGGATGGGCATCGCCGGCATCCTCGGCAGCCACTCCCTGGCCTGCCGGATGATCGCCATACACGGCACCGAGGAGCAGAAGCAGGCCTACCTGCCCGACTTCGCCACCGGCGCCCGGCGGACCGGCATCGGCCTCACCGAGCCGGACGCCGGCACCGACCTGCAGGGCATCCGCACCACCGCCCGCCTCGACGGCGACCACTACGTCGTCAACGGCACCAAAATGTGGATCACCAACGCGCGGTACGCCGACCCGCTGCCGGTGCTGGTCAAGACCGACCCGCACGCCACGCCCGCGCACACCGGCATGAGCGTGCTGCTCGTCGACGCGACGCTGGACGGCTTCCAGGTCCTGCGGGACATCCCGAAGCTCGGCTACAAGGGCACCGAGTCCTGCGAGATCCTTCTCGACAACGTGCGGGTACCGAAGGACCGGTTGCTCGGTGGCGTCGAGGGCGTCGGCCTCAAGCAGGCGTTGTCCGCCCTGGAGTGGGGCCGGGTCAACATCGCCGCGCGGTCGGTCGGCATCGCGCAGCGCGCCCACGACGAGGCGCTGGCCTACGCCCAGCAGCGCAAGGCGTTCGGCAAGCACATCGCCGAGTTCCAGGCGATCCAGCTCAAGCTCGCCACCATCGCGATCCAGCTCCAGGCCGCTCGCCTGATGGCGTACTGGGCGGCCGACGCGGTCCGGCGCGGTCGCGCCGACGGGCAGACCGGGATGGCCAAGGTGTTCTGCTCGGAGGTGGCCCTCGAGGCCGCGATCGACGCGATGAAGGTGCACGGCGGCTACGGCTACTCCACCGAGTTCGAGGTCGAGCGCCTCTACCGGGACTCGATCCTGATGAGCATCGGCGAGGGCACGAACGACATCCTGCGGACCGTCGTCGCGAAGGCGCTCGTACGCGGCGACGTGACGGTCTGA
- a CDS encoding Zn-ribbon domain-containing OB-fold protein: MHVPPPDDVTAGWWDATREHRYTLQTCGSCGHVQHPPRALCTACSSMVDLGFVEASGHGVVDTFTVVHRAPVPGAAVPYTIARIRLSEGPIVLSTLDGEGWRIGDPVRVGWLDLDDGRALPVFHR; the protein is encoded by the coding sequence ATGCACGTGCCGCCACCCGACGACGTGACGGCCGGCTGGTGGGACGCCACCCGGGAGCACCGCTACACGCTGCAGACCTGCGGGTCCTGCGGGCACGTCCAGCATCCGCCACGTGCGCTGTGCACCGCCTGCTCGTCGATGGTGGACCTCGGGTTCGTCGAGGCGTCCGGCCACGGCGTCGTGGACACGTTCACCGTGGTGCACCGGGCACCCGTGCCGGGGGCTGCCGTGCCGTACACGATCGCCCGGATCCGGCTCAGCGAGGGTCCGATCGTGCTGTCCACGCTGGATGGCGAGGGCTGGCGGATCGGCGACCCGGTCCGGGTCGGTTGGCTCGATCTCGACGACGGCCGGGCGCTGCCGGTCTTCCACCGCTGA
- a CDS encoding acetyl-CoA acetyltransferase, which translates to MTDVAIVGAAECDLGSTGKSTLTLQTQAVTRALADAGLTLADVDGLATTGVSRFSTTQLAEYLGQQPRWVDSTFVGGSAAEMMVARATQAIDAGQASTVVISFASNQRSARSRSLGGIVEEHTPEAQFEAPYGPLYPLSYYAMAAQQYFHRYGGTREKLAEIAVAAREWALLNPAAFRYGAGPLTVDDVLAAPMVSSPLGAADCCLVTDGGGAVVLTALDRARDLRHPPVRVLGYGERSTNTSMTAVEDLTVTGARESGREAFARAGITPADVDVLEVYDSFTITAALSIEALGFCGPGEVLDFIQDGRIRPGGELALDTSGGGLSYCHPGQYGVLLLVEAVRQLRGEAGARQVPDARVAVAHGTGGILSTHATVVLGVR; encoded by the coding sequence GTGACCGACGTCGCGATCGTCGGTGCGGCCGAGTGCGACCTCGGCAGCACCGGGAAGTCCACGCTCACGCTTCAGACTCAGGCCGTCACCCGGGCGCTCGCCGACGCCGGGCTGACCCTCGCCGACGTCGACGGACTGGCCACCACCGGAGTGTCCCGCTTCTCCACCACACAGCTCGCCGAGTATCTCGGGCAGCAGCCCCGCTGGGTCGACTCGACGTTCGTCGGCGGGTCGGCCGCCGAGATGATGGTCGCCCGCGCCACGCAGGCGATCGACGCCGGCCAGGCGTCCACCGTGGTCATCAGCTTCGCGTCGAACCAGCGCTCCGCGCGCTCGCGCAGCCTCGGCGGGATCGTCGAGGAGCACACCCCGGAGGCCCAGTTCGAGGCGCCGTACGGCCCGTTGTACCCGCTGTCGTACTACGCGATGGCGGCGCAGCAGTACTTCCACCGGTACGGCGGCACGCGGGAGAAGCTGGCCGAGATCGCGGTCGCCGCCAGGGAGTGGGCGCTGCTCAACCCGGCCGCGTTCCGCTACGGCGCTGGGCCGCTGACCGTCGACGACGTGCTCGCCGCGCCAATGGTCTCCAGCCCGCTGGGCGCCGCCGACTGCTGCCTGGTGACCGACGGCGGCGGCGCGGTCGTGCTCACCGCGCTGGACCGGGCCCGCGACCTGCGGCACCCGCCGGTACGGGTCCTCGGCTACGGCGAACGGTCGACGAACACGTCGATGACCGCGGTCGAGGACCTGACGGTCACCGGCGCGCGCGAGTCCGGCCGGGAGGCGTTCGCCCGGGCCGGCATCACACCGGCTGACGTGGACGTGCTGGAGGTGTACGACTCGTTCACCATCACCGCCGCGCTCAGCATCGAGGCGCTGGGCTTCTGCGGACCGGGGGAGGTGCTCGACTTCATCCAGGACGGCCGGATCCGTCCCGGCGGTGAGCTGGCGCTGGACACCTCCGGCGGTGGCCTGTCGTACTGCCATCCCGGTCAGTACGGGGTGCTGCTGCTGGTGGAGGCGGTCCGCCAACTGCGCGGTGAGGCGGGAGCCCGGCAGGTGCCCGACGCCCGGGTGGCCGTGGCGCACGGCACCGGCGGGATCCTGTCCACGCACGCGACGGTCGTGCTGGGGGTGCGGTGA
- a CDS encoding MaoC family dehydratase: MTPRVPPNVGDALPTLERTITLTDMVAYAGATWDWYRLHFDPEFVAAARVPGPVVDGQVFGALFVELLQDALGPRCFVHELSFTFRNLMFAGETVRCEATVVEVGADRVRVDLSATILASEYGPQRPAARPAHATVLLGTADGPGVR, from the coding sequence ATGACACCTCGGGTGCCGCCGAACGTCGGGGATGCGCTGCCCACGCTGGAGCGCACCATCACGCTCACCGACATGGTCGCCTACGCCGGCGCCACCTGGGACTGGTACCGCCTGCACTTCGACCCCGAGTTCGTGGCCGCCGCTCGGGTCCCGGGCCCGGTCGTGGACGGGCAGGTGTTCGGGGCGCTCTTCGTCGAGCTGCTGCAGGACGCGCTCGGTCCGCGCTGCTTCGTGCACGAGCTGTCGTTCACGTTCCGGAACCTGATGTTCGCCGGCGAAACCGTGCGGTGCGAGGCGACCGTGGTCGAGGTCGGCGCCGACCGCGTCCGGGTCGACCTCTCCGCCACGATCCTGGCCAGCGAGTACGGCCCGCAACGGCCCGCGGCCCGCCCTGCCCACGCGACGGTCCTGCTGGGCACGGCCGACGGGCCGGGCGTGCGGTGA
- a CDS encoding FAS1-like dehydratase domain-containing protein, which produces MSLLTDDLRALLGTRKVYTAPEPLGAAAGRYFGMAVGDDNPLYSDPEFARAQGLPGVTAPPTLICETNQYANLPMDSDGYAGHSWHLDVPGTRQVRGGNSYTFHRRVRPDDVITATWEIHDLTEKQTRTGADMLVVSSRATYTNQDGELLAVNEETIILVSLEGAA; this is translated from the coding sequence GTGAGCCTGCTGACCGACGACCTGCGTGCACTGCTGGGCACGAGGAAGGTCTACACCGCGCCGGAACCGCTCGGCGCCGCGGCCGGCCGGTACTTCGGCATGGCCGTCGGCGACGACAACCCGCTCTACTCCGACCCTGAGTTCGCCCGCGCGCAGGGCCTGCCGGGTGTGACCGCCCCACCAACGCTCATCTGCGAGACCAACCAGTACGCGAACCTCCCGATGGACAGCGACGGCTATGCCGGGCACTCCTGGCACCTCGACGTCCCCGGTACCCGCCAGGTCCGCGGCGGCAACAGCTACACGTTCCACCGCCGGGTACGCCCCGACGACGTCATCACCGCGACCTGGGAGATCCACGACCTGACCGAGAAGCAGACCCGCACCGGCGCGGACATGCTCGTGGTCTCCTCGCGCGCGACGTACACCAACCAGGACGGCGAGCTGCTCGCCGTCAACGAGGAGACGATCATCCTGGTCAGCCTGGAGGGTGCCGCATGA
- a CDS encoding RidA family protein gives MTPHAIKPPSFRWFPYDGFTFCLGLAEGDAAWTSGHTSAAFDEAVGRMTVTGHMAAQARTAYEKVLTILAAAGFGPQDVTRVTENVTVAGLVEYEAAAAVRREVFGDHEPVLRTVVVERLVRRTALLEVELHAVRGGGEVLAASEPRPAGTWQASTVRTGHDGAVYLPTMLPVDATGAVVHPGDFAAQYAYCLDRAGDLLTAVGLSLDAVVTTYDYSTPETRDVYRRTHRVRRERLGGAGVYPGAGGILMSRLHHPDALVAIDVTASRHPLELVNPGWSRYDTLTYAPGVRAGRTLYMSGFAALDMQTQQALHPDDIVAQAEATYGAILHLLRHAGLGPEHLLETTEYCVESALSAYRGVAGVRERLLSPPWPASTGAICKALLRPEFLLEVFPTAVYPNISGAEETA, from the coding sequence GTGACCCCACACGCCATCAAACCGCCCTCCTTCCGCTGGTTCCCGTACGACGGCTTCACGTTCTGCCTCGGCCTCGCCGAGGGCGACGCGGCCTGGACCTCCGGCCACACCTCCGCCGCGTTCGACGAGGCCGTCGGCAGGATGACGGTCACCGGGCACATGGCGGCGCAGGCGCGCACCGCGTACGAGAAGGTGCTGACGATCCTGGCGGCCGCCGGGTTCGGGCCGCAGGACGTCACCCGGGTCACCGAGAACGTGACGGTCGCCGGGCTCGTCGAGTACGAGGCGGCCGCGGCGGTCCGGCGGGAGGTCTTCGGCGACCACGAGCCCGTGCTGCGGACGGTCGTCGTCGAGCGGCTCGTGCGGCGTACCGCGCTGTTGGAGGTCGAGCTGCATGCGGTCCGCGGCGGCGGCGAGGTGCTGGCCGCCAGCGAGCCCCGGCCGGCCGGCACCTGGCAGGCCTCCACCGTGCGGACCGGCCACGACGGCGCGGTGTACCTACCGACGATGCTCCCGGTCGACGCCACCGGCGCCGTGGTCCACCCGGGGGACTTCGCCGCGCAGTACGCCTACTGCCTGGACCGGGCGGGCGACCTGCTCACGGCGGTCGGGCTGTCCCTCGACGCGGTCGTCACGACCTACGACTACTCGACGCCGGAGACCCGCGACGTGTACCGCCGGACGCACCGCGTGCGGCGGGAACGCCTCGGCGGCGCCGGCGTCTACCCGGGCGCGGGCGGCATCCTGATGAGCCGGCTGCACCACCCGGACGCGCTCGTCGCGATCGACGTCACAGCCTCCCGGCACCCCCTGGAACTGGTCAACCCCGGCTGGTCCCGCTACGACACGCTCACCTACGCCCCCGGGGTCAGGGCCGGCCGGACCCTGTACATGTCCGGGTTCGCGGCGCTGGACATGCAGACGCAGCAGGCCCTGCACCCCGACGACATCGTGGCGCAGGCCGAGGCGACGTACGGCGCGATCCTGCACCTGCTGCGCCACGCCGGCCTCGGACCGGAGCACCTGCTGGAGACGACCGAATACTGCGTCGAGTCCGCGCTGTCGGCGTACCGGGGCGTGGCCGGCGTGCGGGAACGGCTGCTCAGCCCGCCCTGGCCGGCGTCGACCGGAGCGATCTGCAAGGCCCTGCTGCGCCCCGAGTTCCTGCTCGAGGTGTTCCCGACGGCGGTGTATCCGAACATCAGCGGAGCGGAGGAGACGGCGTGA